From the Pseudomonadales bacterium genome, one window contains:
- the ctaD gene encoding cytochrome c oxidase subunit I: MGTLNPAVEGHHDDHHHGPAKGVARWLFATNHKDIGSMYLWLSFAMFLLGGAFALVIRAELFQPGLQLVQPEFFNQMTTLHGLVMVFGAVMPAFVGLANWMVPLMIGAPDMALPRLNNFSFWILPFAFLTLASTLFMEGGAPNFGWTFYAPLSTTYAPPSVTLFIFSVHMMGVSSILGAINIIATILNMRAPGMTLMKMPLFVWTWLITAFLLIAVMPVLAGVVTMMLMDIHFGTSFFNAAGGGDPVLFQHVFWFFGHPEVYIMILPSFGVASQIIPVFARKKLFGYESMVYATASIAFLSFIVWGHHMFTVGMPLAGELYYMYATMLIAVPTGVKVFNWAATMFRGAMTFETPMLFAIAFVVLFTIGGFTGLMMSIAPVDFQYHDTYFIVAHFHYVLVPGAVFSIFAGAYFWLPKWTGHMYDERLGKLHFWLSFFFVNLLFFPMHFVGLAGMPRRIPDYALQFADFNMMASVGAFGFGLSQLLFLFIVIKCIRGGAPATAKVWEGADEGLEWTVPSPAPFHTFSTPPVVK; this comes from the coding sequence ATGGGTACGTTAAATCCCGCAGTCGAGGGTCATCACGACGATCATCATCATGGCCCGGCCAAGGGGGTTGCTCGCTGGCTCTTCGCCACCAACCACAAGGACATCGGGTCGATGTATCTGTGGCTCAGTTTTGCAATGTTTCTGCTTGGAGGTGCCTTTGCGCTGGTGATCCGCGCCGAGCTGTTCCAGCCGGGTCTGCAGTTGGTTCAGCCGGAGTTCTTCAACCAGATGACCACGCTGCATGGTCTGGTGATGGTCTTCGGTGCAGTCATGCCAGCCTTCGTCGGCCTGGCCAACTGGATGGTGCCGCTGATGATCGGCGCGCCTGACATGGCGCTGCCGCGATTGAACAATTTTTCATTCTGGATTCTGCCGTTTGCCTTTCTGACGCTGGCCTCGACGCTGTTCATGGAGGGCGGGGCGCCAAATTTCGGCTGGACCTTCTATGCGCCGCTCTCCACCACCTATGCGCCGCCGAGCGTAACCCTGTTCATTTTCTCGGTGCACATGATGGGGGTTTCGTCGATTCTGGGGGCGATCAACATCATTGCCACCATCCTCAACATGCGTGCGCCGGGCATGACCCTGATGAAGATGCCGCTCTTCGTCTGGACTTGGCTGATCACGGCATTCCTGCTGATTGCGGTGATGCCGGTGCTGGCGGGTGTGGTCACCATGATGCTGATGGACATTCACTTCGGCACCAGCTTCTTCAATGCAGCGGGTGGCGGTGATCCGGTGCTGTTCCAGCATGTTTTCTGGTTCTTCGGTCACCCGGAGGTCTACATCATGATTCTGCCCTCTTTCGGGGTGGCCTCGCAGATCATTCCAGTGTTTGCCCGCAAGAAGCTGTTCGGTTATGAGTCGATGGTCTATGCCACTGCGTCGATTGCCTTCCTCTCGTTTATCGTCTGGGGGCATCACATGTTTACGGTGGGTATGCCGTTGGCCGGCGAACTTTATTACATGTATGCCACCATGCTGATCGCGGTGCCCACTGGCGTAAAGGTCTTCAACTGGGCGGCGACGATGTTCCGTGGCGCCATGACCTTCGAAACGCCGATGCTGTTTGCGATCGCCTTCGTCGTGCTCTTCACCATCGGTGGCTTCACGGGCCTGATGATGTCGATCGCGCCGGTCGATTTCCAGTACCATGACACCTACTTCATCGTGGCCCATTTCCACTATGTGCTGGTGCCGGGTGCAGTCTTCTCGATCTTCGCTGGCGCTTACTTCTGGTTGCCGAAGTGGACTGGACACATGTATGACGAGCGTCTTGGCAAGTTGCACTTCTGGCTCTCGTTCTTCTTTGTAAACCTGCTGTTCTTTCCGATGCACTTTGTCGGGCTCGCAGGCATGCCGCGGCGGATCCCCGACTATGCGCTGCAATTTGCCGATTTCAACATGATGGCAAGTGTTGGCGCCTTCGGTTTCGGTTTGAGCCAGTTGCTGTTCCTGTTCATCGTCATCAAATGCATCCGCGGCGGTGCGCCGGCAACGGCCAAGGTGTGGGAAGGTGCCGATGAGGGGCTCGAGTGGACGGTGCCTTCGCCTGCGCCCTTCCATACCTTTTCGACTCCGCCGGTGGTGAAGTAG
- a CDS encoding SURF1 family protein, translating to MVVLSHISEHPEGWSGSLNHESRVETREGPYAGSKGEVPEWAGSLISKEKRQRFFRFKPNLKLTALALVMFPLLCALGFWQLGRMAEKQKILEQLELQQRLSPVSMEELPDQLEQLRGRRVKITGEFDNDRVILLDNRIMAGHAGYEVLVLFRTASGARNLWLNRGWVAADGNRQRLPEIAPVVGQVTVVGEIYVPYGAAILLGANQAEGRDWPKVVQAAELSMLRVLWGVELYPHQIRLLPEQPGVLQRPWTTVNVTPEKHLGYAVQWFALAAALLLLYLYSSCVVEEEAA from the coding sequence ATGGTCGTTTTGAGCCACATTTCAGAACATCCTGAGGGTTGGTCGGGTTCATTAAATCATGAAAGCCGTGTCGAGACACGGGAAGGGCCTTATGCTGGATCAAAGGGCGAAGTGCCTGAATGGGCAGGTTCCTTGATTTCGAAAGAAAAGCGGCAGCGTTTTTTCAGGTTCAAGCCCAATCTCAAACTGACGGCGCTTGCACTGGTCATGTTTCCCTTGCTCTGCGCCTTGGGTTTTTGGCAGCTTGGGCGGATGGCGGAAAAGCAGAAGATTCTGGAACAGCTCGAGCTGCAGCAACGGTTGTCTCCGGTCAGCATGGAAGAATTGCCCGATCAGCTTGAGCAGCTGCGTGGTCGACGTGTGAAAATCACCGGTGAGTTCGACAACGACAGGGTCATCTTGCTCGACAACCGGATCATGGCAGGACATGCCGGTTATGAAGTGCTGGTGTTGTTCAGGACTGCATCGGGGGCAAGAAATCTGTGGCTCAATCGCGGCTGGGTGGCAGCGGATGGCAACCGCCAACGACTGCCTGAAATTGCGCCTGTGGTTGGGCAGGTAACGGTGGTTGGAGAGATCTATGTTCCCTATGGCGCTGCGATTTTGCTGGGTGCCAATCAGGCAGAGGGCCGGGACTGGCCGAAGGTGGTGCAGGCGGCCGAACTCTCCATGCTCCGCGTGCTTTGGGGTGTTGAGCTCTATCCTCACCAGATTCGCCTGCTGCCGGAACAGCCAGGGGTGCTGCAGCGGCCATGGACAACGGTGAACGTGACGCCAGAAAAACATCTGGGTTATGCGGTGCAGTGGTTTGCGTTGGCTGCAGCACTGTTGCTGCTCTATCTATACTCCTCGTGTGTTGTTGAAGAAGAGGCTGCGTGA
- a CDS encoding COX15/CtaA family protein codes for MVTGFKRKPGFMLALCSTFFTLIVVLLGAYTRLSDAGLGCPDWPGCYGFVSVPRSEAQIDLAESRYPHAPVEAHKAWPEMVHRYFAGTLGLLVLANLIVAWRHRHLPQQPLGLPLALAVLVVVQALFGMWTVTLKLWPQVVTAHLLGGFATLTLLWLLTLRLSNWGDSAAAISTRSAGMRRLTRLGLLLLLLQIALGGWLSSNYAALACPDLPTCQAQWWPEMDFRAGFNLLQDVGPSYLGGLLHNSARMAVHVTHRLGALVVTAILLLLAFNLFRHSGVVRKLAGLLLLVLTLQLSLGVGNILLQLPLPIAVAHNGVAALLLLTLTAIDHFLSRRTAAGR; via the coding sequence ATGGTTACTGGGTTCAAGCGCAAACCGGGTTTCATGCTGGCGTTGTGCAGCACGTTTTTTACTCTGATCGTGGTGCTGCTGGGCGCCTATACACGACTTTCCGACGCCGGATTGGGCTGCCCTGATTGGCCTGGTTGTTATGGCTTTGTGAGCGTTCCTCGCAGTGAGGCCCAGATCGATCTGGCGGAAAGTCGCTATCCTCATGCGCCGGTCGAGGCCCACAAGGCCTGGCCGGAGATGGTGCACCGTTACTTTGCCGGTACCTTGGGCTTGCTGGTATTGGCCAATCTGATCGTGGCGTGGCGCCACCGCCATCTGCCGCAGCAGCCACTGGGGTTGCCGCTGGCGCTGGCCGTGCTGGTGGTCGTGCAGGCGCTGTTCGGCATGTGGACGGTGACCCTGAAGCTCTGGCCGCAGGTGGTGACCGCGCATTTGCTGGGTGGCTTTGCCACCTTGACGCTGCTGTGGCTGTTGACGTTGCGGCTGTCGAACTGGGGAGACTCAGCGGCGGCCATCTCAACTCGATCGGCCGGTATGCGCCGGTTGACTCGTTTGGGTCTGTTGCTGCTGCTGTTGCAGATCGCATTGGGTGGCTGGCTGAGCTCCAACTATGCGGCACTTGCCTGTCCTGATCTGCCGACTTGTCAGGCTCAGTGGTGGCCCGAGATGGATTTTCGTGCAGGATTCAACCTGTTGCAGGATGTGGGCCCCAGCTATCTGGGCGGGCTGCTGCACAACAGTGCGCGCATGGCTGTTCATGTGACCCATCGACTGGGCGCATTGGTCGTGACGGCCATACTGCTGCTGCTTGCCTTCAACCTGTTTCGCCACTCCGGAGTGGTGCGAAAGCTGGCGGGTTTGTTGCTCTTGGTCTTGACACTGCAACTGTCGCTGGGGGTTGGGAACATCCTTCTGCAATTGCCACTGCCGATCGCGGTTGCGCACAATGGCGTTGCCGCGCTGCTGCTGCTGACGCTTACGGCGATCGACCACTTTTTGAGCAGGCGCACCGCCGCCGGGAGATGA
- a CDS encoding protoheme IX farnesyltransferase, giving the protein MSVMSSTSMEQAGKPIGLLDQFNDYLELCKPKVVALMILTSIVGMFLAVPGMVPWDVLLLGNLGIALVSASGAVINHVIDRRIDTLMARTHKRPVAVGRVSPARAMLFALLIGVVGMAILLIFVNPLCAWLTLAAFVGYAFIYTGYLKRATPQNIVIGGIAGAAPPLLGWSAVTGTVDPHALLLVLIIFAWTPPHFWALAIHRKEDYAKANIPMLPVTHGDRYTKLHILLYTAVLFAAALLPAATGMSGWIYLAGASLLGAGFIYRAVQLCLDEKSGAPMATFRYSILYLMALFVVLLVDHYFLIRL; this is encoded by the coding sequence ATGAGTGTCATGAGTTCGACCTCCATGGAGCAAGCTGGAAAGCCGATCGGCCTGCTCGATCAGTTCAATGACTATCTGGAGCTGTGCAAGCCCAAGGTGGTGGCCTTGATGATCCTGACCTCGATCGTCGGGATGTTTCTGGCCGTGCCGGGGATGGTGCCATGGGATGTACTGCTGCTCGGCAACCTGGGCATTGCGCTGGTGTCGGCCTCGGGGGCAGTGATCAACCATGTGATCGACCGGCGCATCGACACCCTGATGGCCAGAACCCACAAGCGGCCGGTGGCCGTAGGCCGTGTCTCTCCAGCACGTGCCATGCTGTTCGCGTTGTTGATCGGCGTGGTCGGCATGGCCATCCTGCTGATCTTCGTCAATCCGCTCTGTGCCTGGCTGACGCTGGCGGCCTTCGTCGGTTACGCCTTCATCTACACCGGCTACCTGAAGCGGGCGACACCGCAGAACATCGTCATCGGTGGCATTGCCGGTGCCGCGCCGCCACTGCTGGGCTGGAGCGCGGTGACCGGGACGGTCGATCCACATGCCCTGCTGCTGGTGCTGATCATCTTTGCCTGGACGCCCCCGCACTTCTGGGCGCTGGCGATCCACCGCAAGGAGGATTATGCCAAGGCCAACATCCCGATGTTGCCGGTGACCCATGGGGACCGTTACACCAAGCTGCACATTTTGCTCTACACGGCAGTGCTGTTCGCGGCGGCGCTGCTGCCGGCCGCGACCGGGATGAGTGGCTGGATCTACCTGGCCGGCGCCAGCCTGCTGGGAGCGGGCTTCATCTACCGTGCCGTGCAGCTCTGTCTGGATGAAAAGTCGGGCGCGCCGATGGCGACCTTTCGCTACTCCATTCTCTATCTGATGGCGCTCTTTGTCGTACTGCTGGTCGACCACTACTTTCTGATTCGGCTATGA
- a CDS encoding cytochrome c oxidase subunit 3: protein MAKTTETPLYYVPEQSKLPVLTALALFCMLIGGGNFITANSHQTDSTFAFWWMLSGFAMMAVIFYAWFGQVIRENDSGLYSDQLNRSFVMGMSWFIFSEVMFFAAFFGALFYVRTLVMPWLAGEGDKGVSHMLWPDFQAVWPMINMPSATGFSVPSQVVDPWHLPLINTILLVSSSVTLTWAHHALKAEQRSKLNFWLFVTVALGVSFLVLQAYEYYEAYHHYGLTLNSGIYGTTFFMLTGFHGAHVTIGTLMLIVMLLRALKGHFKPNDHFGFEAAAWYWHFVDVVWVGLFIFVYLW, encoded by the coding sequence ATGGCAAAGACGACAGAAACGCCTCTGTATTATGTTCCCGAGCAGAGCAAGTTGCCGGTGCTGACAGCGCTGGCTCTTTTTTGCATGCTGATAGGCGGCGGGAACTTCATTACGGCAAACAGCCATCAGACTGATTCGACTTTCGCGTTTTGGTGGATGTTGTCCGGCTTTGCCATGATGGCAGTGATTTTCTATGCCTGGTTCGGGCAGGTGATTCGAGAGAACGATTCCGGTCTTTACAGTGATCAGCTCAACCGTTCCTTTGTCATGGGCATGAGCTGGTTCATCTTTTCTGAGGTGATGTTCTTCGCTGCCTTCTTCGGAGCGCTCTTCTATGTGCGCACCTTGGTGATGCCATGGCTGGCGGGTGAGGGTGACAAGGGTGTCAGCCACATGCTCTGGCCTGATTTCCAGGCGGTGTGGCCGATGATCAACATGCCATCGGCAACAGGGTTCTCGGTGCCTTCGCAAGTGGTCGACCCTTGGCACCTGCCGCTGATCAACACCATTCTGCTGGTCTCCTCCAGTGTGACCTTGACCTGGGCGCACCATGCGCTCAAGGCCGAGCAGCGCTCCAAGCTCAATTTCTGGCTGTTCGTCACGGTTGCGTTGGGTGTTTCGTTTCTCGTGCTGCAAGCCTACGAATATTACGAGGCCTACCATCACTACGGCCTGACGCTCAATTCAGGAATCTATGGTACGACTTTCTTCATGCTGACCGGTTTCCATGGTGCGCACGTCACCATCGGCACCCTCATGTTGATTGTCATGCTTCTGCGAGCCCTGAAAGGGCACTTCAAGCCAAATGACCATTTCGGTTTCGAAGCCGCCGCATGGTACTGGCATTTCGTTGATGTGGTCTGGGTCGGCCTCTTTATCTTTGTCTATCTGTGGTAG
- a CDS encoding sulfite exporter TauE/SafE family protein, translating to MTSAYIFSGFVVGAIVGVTGVGGGSLMTPLLMLLFGVHPATAVGTDLLYAAITKMGGTTVHARKGHVDWKITGRLAAGSIPATILTLSALSYFGLPEKHLSVVISSVLGVALLLTAVALIFKQRIQAFALSHHSDHWRTRWLGPVTVATGALLGVLVSLSSVGAGAIGVAVLFFLYPQLSAIRIVGSDLAHAVPLTLVAGIGHWMMGSVDWSLLGSLLIGSLPGIYLGSHLAARMPERLLRPVLASMLVLIGVKLLV from the coding sequence ATGACATCTGCCTACATCTTCTCTGGTTTTGTCGTCGGCGCCATCGTTGGCGTGACTGGCGTCGGCGGCGGCTCGCTGATGACACCGCTGCTGATGCTGCTGTTCGGCGTCCACCCTGCCACCGCCGTCGGGACCGACCTGCTCTATGCGGCCATCACCAAGATGGGCGGCACCACGGTGCATGCCCGCAAGGGGCATGTGGACTGGAAGATCACCGGCCGTCTGGCGGCTGGCAGCATTCCGGCCACCATCCTCACGCTCTCGGCGCTCAGTTATTTTGGATTGCCGGAGAAGCACCTGTCGGTGGTCATCTCCTCGGTGCTGGGTGTCGCCCTGCTGCTGACCGCCGTGGCCCTGATTTTCAAGCAGAGAATTCAGGCGTTCGCACTCAGTCACCACAGTGACCACTGGCGCACGCGCTGGCTCGGCCCGGTCACTGTCGCAACCGGTGCACTGCTGGGCGTGCTGGTGTCACTGTCGTCGGTCGGCGCCGGCGCGATTGGTGTCGCGGTGCTGTTCTTTCTCTATCCGCAACTTTCGGCGATTCGCATCGTCGGTTCCGATCTGGCCCACGCTGTGCCTCTGACGCTGGTGGCCGGCATCGGCCACTGGATGATGGGCAGCGTCGACTGGAGCCTGCTCGGCAGTCTGCTGATCGGCTCGCTGCCGGGCATCTACCTCGGCAGCCACCTGGCCGCGCGGATGCCGGAGCGGCTGCTGCGGCCAGTGCTCGCCTCGATGTTGGTATTGATCGGCGTCAAGTTGCTCGTGTGA
- a CDS encoding DUF2782 domain-containing protein yields the protein MRSLRLLSILFALCLALPAFTEEAAPGEAEVIIHEGKDKTIHEYRINGFTYAVKVIPKNGKPYFLVTTNGKDFQNIDQPNMLIPSWEIFTWK from the coding sequence ATGAGATCTTTGCGCCTGCTGTCGATTCTGTTTGCGCTCTGCCTTGCCCTGCCTGCCTTCACCGAGGAGGCCGCGCCAGGAGAGGCCGAGGTGATCATCCACGAAGGCAAGGATAAAACCATCCATGAATACCGGATCAACGGCTTCACCTACGCCGTCAAGGTGATTCCCAAGAACGGCAAGCCCTATTTTCTGGTCACCACCAACGGCAAGGATTTCCAGAACATCGATCAGCCCAACATGCTGATTCCGAGCTGGGAGATTTTCACTTGGAAGTGA
- the polA gene encoding DNA polymerase I encodes MSETQNRPRQLVLVDGSSYLYRAYYALPPLSTRDGAPTGAVKGVISMVRKLLKEYPDATVVVVFDAKGKTFRDELFAQYKSHRPPMPTDLAQQIEPIQQIIRALGLPLLVVEGVEADDVIGTLARQATEMQIPTVISTGDKDMAQLVNGHVTLINTMTDTRLDRAGVEQKFGLPPELIRDYLALVGDSSDNIPGVPQVGPKTAVKWLSSHGDLDGLLAQAAEIPGKVGESLRLHLDQLALSRQLATIRCDLELPIDLATLQYGEVDRARLVELFAQLEFNSWLDEYRDKQPASASHLPLRHETLLTAEQFERWLQKLTAAANFVIDTETSSLDCISAQLVGLAFAVEPGEAAYLPLRHDYPDAPPQLDCDWVLSRLRPLLEDPGHGKIGQNLKFDLGILARHGIALRGIAEDTMLESYVLNSTASRHDMDSLALRYLGRQTISFEQIAGKGSKQLSFNQIALEQAAPYAAEDAEVTLRLHQVLGPQLDAEPRLRQVYRELELPLVPILSRIERAGVLIDAERLTRHSGELAVRIAELEQQAWQLAGATFNLGSPKQLQEIFYERLQLPVLQRTPTGQPSTAEAVLQELALDYPLPKVLLEHRSLSKLKSTYTDRLPEQIHPLTGRVHTSYHQAVTATGRLSSSDPNLQNIPIRTSEGRRIRQAIIAPAGHQLLAADYSQIELRIMAHLSGDAGLLNAFGRGLDVHRATAAEVQGIPYEQVTSEERRRAKAVNFGLIYGMSAFGLARQLGISRNEAQGYIDGYFSRYPGVLDYMERIRQTAREQGYVETLHGRRLHVPEIHARDQARRRAAERTAINAPMQGSAADIIKLAMIQLDEWLERTRAPARMIMQVHDELVLEVANEALEQVRPEVKRIMEQATTLAVPLLVEIGTGPDWDVAAQR; translated from the coding sequence ATGAGTGAAACCCAGAACAGGCCGCGGCAGCTGGTGCTGGTCGATGGCTCTTCCTACCTCTATCGCGCCTATTACGCCCTGCCGCCGCTCTCCACCCGTGACGGAGCGCCGACCGGTGCGGTCAAGGGGGTGATCTCGATGGTGCGCAAGCTGCTGAAGGAGTATCCGGACGCCACGGTGGTGGTGGTCTTCGATGCCAAGGGCAAGACCTTCCGCGACGAGCTGTTTGCCCAGTACAAATCGCATCGGCCACCGATGCCGACCGATCTTGCCCAGCAGATCGAGCCAATTCAGCAGATCATCCGGGCGCTGGGGCTGCCACTGCTGGTGGTGGAGGGGGTCGAGGCCGATGATGTGATCGGCACCCTGGCGCGGCAAGCGACAGAGATGCAGATTCCGACAGTGATCTCGACCGGCGACAAGGACATGGCGCAGCTGGTCAACGGCCATGTCACGCTGATCAACACCATGACCGACACCCGGCTCGACCGGGCCGGGGTGGAGCAGAAGTTTGGCCTGCCGCCGGAGCTGATCCGCGACTATCTGGCGCTGGTCGGTGACAGCAGCGACAACATCCCCGGGGTGCCGCAGGTGGGTCCCAAGACCGCGGTGAAGTGGCTGAGCAGCCATGGCGATCTCGATGGCCTGCTGGCACAGGCTGCGGAGATTCCCGGCAAGGTCGGGGAGAGTCTGCGTCTGCATCTCGATCAACTGGCACTGTCACGGCAGTTGGCCACCATTCGCTGCGATCTGGAATTACCGATCGATCTGGCCACGCTTCAGTACGGTGAAGTCGATCGAGCGCGGCTGGTCGAGCTGTTCGCGCAACTGGAGTTCAACAGCTGGCTCGATGAGTACCGCGACAAGCAGCCTGCGTCAGCGAGCCATCTCCCGCTGCGGCACGAGACCCTGCTGACAGCGGAGCAGTTCGAGCGCTGGCTGCAGAAGTTGACGGCGGCTGCGAATTTCGTGATCGACACCGAAACCAGCAGCCTCGACTGCATCAGCGCGCAACTGGTCGGGCTCGCCTTTGCCGTCGAGCCGGGTGAGGCGGCCTATCTGCCACTGCGGCATGACTATCCCGACGCGCCGCCCCAGCTCGACTGCGATTGGGTGTTGTCACGGTTGCGGCCACTGCTCGAAGATCCGGGCCATGGCAAGATCGGCCAGAACCTGAAGTTCGACCTCGGCATCCTGGCCCGCCATGGCATCGCGCTGCGCGGCATCGCCGAAGACACCATGCTGGAATCCTATGTGCTCAACAGCACCGCCAGCCGCCACGACATGGACAGCCTGGCCCTGCGGTATCTGGGTCGGCAGACCATTTCCTTCGAGCAGATCGCCGGCAAGGGCAGCAAGCAGCTCAGCTTCAACCAGATCGCGCTGGAGCAGGCGGCCCCCTATGCCGCCGAGGATGCCGAGGTGACCCTTCGGCTGCACCAGGTTCTGGGTCCGCAACTCGATGCCGAACCCCGGTTGCGGCAGGTCTATCGCGAGCTGGAGCTGCCGCTGGTGCCGATCCTGTCGCGCATCGAGCGTGCCGGTGTGCTGATCGATGCCGAGCGGCTCACCCGCCACAGCGGCGAGCTGGCCGTGCGTATCGCCGAACTGGAGCAGCAGGCCTGGCAACTCGCCGGGGCCACCTTCAATCTCGGTTCGCCCAAGCAACTGCAGGAGATCTTCTACGAGCGGCTCCAGTTGCCAGTGCTGCAACGCACGCCCACCGGGCAGCCCTCGACCGCCGAAGCCGTATTGCAGGAGCTGGCGCTCGACTATCCGCTGCCCAAGGTGCTGCTGGAGCACCGCAGCCTCAGCAAGCTCAAGTCGACCTACACCGATCGCCTGCCGGAGCAGATCCATCCGCTCACCGGTCGGGTGCACACCTCCTACCATCAGGCTGTTACCGCCACCGGCCGGCTCAGCAGCTCCGACCCTAACCTGCAGAACATCCCGATCCGCACGTCGGAGGGGCGACGCATCCGCCAGGCGATCATCGCTCCAGCGGGTCATCAGCTGCTGGCCGCCGACTATTCGCAGATCGAACTGCGCATCATGGCCCACCTCTCCGGCGATGCCGGTCTGTTGAATGCCTTTGGCCGTGGGCTCGATGTCCACCGCGCCACCGCTGCCGAGGTGCAGGGCATCCCCTACGAGCAGGTGACCAGCGAAGAGCGGCGCCGTGCCAAGGCCGTCAACTTCGGCCTGATCTACGGCATGTCCGCCTTTGGGCTGGCGCGGCAGTTGGGCATTTCGCGCAACGAGGCGCAGGGCTACATCGATGGCTACTTCAGCCGCTATCCCGGTGTGCTCGACTACATGGAGCGGATTCGGCAGACGGCCCGTGAGCAGGGCTATGTCGAGACCCTCCATGGGCGCCGCCTGCATGTGCCAGAAATCCACGCGCGCGACCAGGCGCGCCGTCGCGCTGCCGAGCGCACCGCGATCAACGCGCCGATGCAGGGCAGCGCCGCCGACATCATCAAGCTGGCGATGATCCAGCTCGATGAATGGCTTGAACGCACGCGGGCACCGGCACGGATGATCATGCAGGTGCACGATGAGCTGGTGCTGGAGGTGGCCAACGAAGCGCTGGAGCAGGTCAGACCCGAAGTGAAGCGGATCATGGAGCAGGCGACGACGCTGGCTGTACCGCTGCTGGTCGAGATCGGTACCGGGCCCGATTGGGATGTGGCGGCCCAGCGCTGA
- a CDS encoding cytochrome c oxidase assembly protein, whose product MRTQKKQSRLLLTLTLVVVGMFAFGFLLVPLYDVICRWTGLNGKTAGQYELSSAEAVQVDQSRLVTVQFVATNNDRMSWEFRPMVASIQLHPGEVKEVKFYARNPEAKAMTAQAIPSVSPGATAEYLHKVECFCFAQQHLMAGQAVEMPLRFFVDPKLPAHVTKLTLSYTLFDVDTLAHGAEARAQQSESTN is encoded by the coding sequence ATGAGGACCCAAAAAAAGCAGAGTCGACTCCTGTTGACGCTGACTTTGGTTGTCGTGGGCATGTTTGCCTTCGGGTTTCTGCTGGTGCCGCTGTATGACGTGATCTGCAGGTGGACCGGTTTGAATGGCAAGACTGCGGGGCAGTACGAACTCTCATCCGCAGAGGCAGTGCAGGTGGATCAGAGTCGGTTGGTCACGGTACAGTTCGTGGCTACCAACAATGACCGCATGTCATGGGAGTTTCGTCCGATGGTGGCGTCGATTCAGCTCCATCCTGGTGAGGTCAAGGAGGTGAAGTTCTACGCGCGGAATCCCGAAGCGAAGGCCATGACCGCGCAGGCGATCCCGAGCGTCTCGCCGGGCGCGACTGCGGAGTATCTGCACAAGGTCGAGTGTTTCTGCTTTGCCCAGCAGCATCTGATGGCGGGGCAGGCGGTCGAGATGCCGTTGCGATTCTTTGTCGATCCGAAGCTGCCGGCGCATGTCACCAAGCTGACGCTTTCGTACACGCTTTTTGATGTCGATACACTTGCGCATGGTGCTGAAGCCAGGGCGCAACAATCAGAATCAACCAACTAA
- a CDS encoding DUF2909 domain-containing protein has product MWLKTTIMLLFCAILASLSSGFYFFIKDRGDTQSRRLLNSLAIRVSLAVLLLLCVIYGLWSGELALRAPWQ; this is encoded by the coding sequence ATGTGGCTCAAAACGACCATTATGCTGCTCTTCTGCGCCATTCTCGCCAGCTTGAGCAGCGGTTTCTATTTTTTCATCAAGGACCGCGGAGACACTCAAAGCCGCCGACTGCTCAACTCCCTCGCAATCAGAGTCAGCCTGGCAGTGCTGTTGCTGCTCTGCGTCATCTATGGCTTGTGGAGCGGAGAACTGGCACTGCGAGCACCTTGGCAGTAA
- a CDS encoding SCO family protein: MSGGATRGKWITVAILTVVVTAIGLVFSSNVTKPRALSVEQLRTNGLYLLEQPKSLGEFALTTATGTAFTAAELRGHWTLLFMGFTHCPVFCPTTLATLNELVTGKLGETPYAADTRVVMVSLDPQRDSAEKLAGYLNGFNPGFTGVTGSFEQIFQFSQSLGFSFAKLPLANGDYTIDHAGMIALIDADGHYRGYFKPPHDAAQMLVTYRSARAGLLR, encoded by the coding sequence ATGAGCGGTGGGGCGACTCGCGGGAAGTGGATCACCGTAGCGATTCTCACCGTCGTCGTGACCGCGATCGGGCTGGTTTTTTCCAGCAATGTCACCAAGCCCCGAGCGCTGTCGGTCGAGCAACTGCGCACCAATGGCCTCTATCTGCTGGAGCAGCCCAAGTCACTGGGTGAATTTGCGCTGACCACGGCAACCGGAACTGCTTTTACCGCTGCCGAACTGCGCGGTCACTGGACGCTGCTGTTCATGGGGTTCACCCATTGCCCGGTCTTTTGCCCCACCACGCTGGCCACGTTGAACGAGCTGGTCACTGGCAAACTGGGTGAGACGCCCTATGCGGCCGACACCCGCGTGGTGATGGTGTCGCTGGACCCGCAGCGGGACAGTGCAGAGAAATTGGCCGGCTACCTGAATGGCTTCAACCCCGGTTTCACCGGAGTGACCGGCAGTTTCGAGCAGATATTCCAGTTCAGCCAGAGCCTGGGCTTCTCCTTCGCCAAGTTGCCGTTGGCCAATGGTGATTACACCATCGACCATGCCGGCATGATTGCCCTGATCGATGCCGACGGCCATTACCGAGGTTACTTCAAGCCGCCGCATGATGCGGCGCAGATGCTGGTCACCTACCGTTCTGCCCGTGCCGGGCTGCTGCGCTGA